The following proteins come from a genomic window of Triticum aestivum cultivar Chinese Spring chromosome 6A, IWGSC CS RefSeq v2.1, whole genome shotgun sequence:
- the LOC123128023 gene encoding PH, RCC1 and FYVE domains-containing protein 1 codes for MAGELEGRSSGTRGAEQAIVAVKKGAHLLKCGKRGKPRFCPFRLSCDEKLLIWYSKEREKSLSLSSVSSVVLGQKTTNLLRLHWPEKEHHSLSVIYKNGECSLDLICKDKDQADCWHLGLTALVSALYSPLLLVDSTSSRRINSCANSPPSYIQQRNRLFSVHDTRKFSQVHSLYGSPRLIQNKVSKSSLDCPEAFVSPRERTWSDVDFYLERITPEMVNRVKNSFMDIPVAAKIQEGITQMPKLKASEGSHMACGIDSLKDIFAWGEIPGSVLENGDAPKDNVSLPRLLKPTQILDVQNVACGEKHAAIVTKQGEVFSWGKESGGILGHKMSVSVSEPTIIESLTSIPMKAIAFGAKHTCALAISGELYEWGEGTHSLGLWDDQCQRSQWFPHKLFDPLDGVSVLKIACGQWHTAIISSSGQLFTYGDGTFGVLGHGNTMSVARPKEVESLKGLRTKAVACGPWHTAAIVEILGTVKSNAPSGKLFTWGDADKGKLGHADQKSKLVPTCVEPLTDSDFAQVSCAKALTVALTITGVVFTIGSMEHGQLGNRRLSDTSICSVEGPLKTEFVRDISSGSSHVAVLTMNGKVYTWGKGTEGQLGLGDYTDRSSPTLVESLEDKQVDSIACGSNFTIAVCLHRSISGKDQSVCSSCQLSFTFTRKKHNCYNCGSMFCNSCSSNKVSRAALGPDRSKRYRVCDVCFTQLQKIEGHGTLSSQSAIQKEEAFPTEIRPYTPKLSRIFKEANSIMEKMTTAQGSNQRNQDLAAPVQLKTRRWGQVECPSQFKCARNNIPCCSIPNKQTVDVSLTQRMPEPVPPKGTGSMPEAATNLKAELDSTENILLGEVKQLQAQVTTLAEQCRRRSLKVQMYKRKVEETWLIILNEAANCKAAKEIIKVLTNQRNTLSKKIDLADGQ; via the exons ATGGCGGGGGAGCTCGAGGGGAGGAGCTCCGGAACCAGAGGAGCCGAGCAG GCCATTGTTGCTGTCAAGAAAGGCGCCCATCTACTCAAGTGCGGGAAGAGAGGGAAGCCCAGGTTCTGCCCGTTCAGGCTATCATGT GACGAAAAACTGCTAATATGGTACTCCAAAGAGAGGGAAAAAAGTCTGAGCTTGAGTTCTGTGTCAAGTGTGGTTCTCGGACAGAAAACG ACAAACCTTTTGCGTTTGCATTGGCCAGAAAAGGAACATCACTCCTTGTCAGTCATATACAAGAATGGTGAATGCTCACTGGACTTG ATCTGCAAAGACAAGGACCAAGCTGACTGCTGGCATCTAGGCCTAACAGCCTTGGTATCTGCTCTATATAGTCCTCTTCTTTTGGTTGATTCAACAAGCAGCCGTCGGATAAACAGTTGCGCAAATAGCCCTCCTAGCTATATTCAGCAAAGGAATAGGCTATTTTCAGTGCATGACACAAGAAAGTTCAGCCAG GTACACTCACTGTATGGCAGTCCTAGATTGATACAGAACAAAGTATCGAAGAGCAGTCTGGATTGCCCAGAAGCATTCGTCTCTCCAAGGGAGAGAACGTGGTCAGATGTAGATTTCTACTTGGAAAGAATTACTCCTGAAATGGTAAACAGAGTTAAAAACAGTTTCATGGATATTCCAGTGGCTGCAAAAATTCAGGAGGGAATTACCCAAATGCCTAAACTGAAAGCTTCTGAAGGATCCCACATGGCATGTGGAATAGATTCTCTGAAGGACATCTTTGCCTGGGGAGAAATTCCAGGCAGTGTGTTGGAGAATGGAGATGCACCAAAAGATAATGTTTCACTTCCAAGGTTATTGAAGCCAACCCAGATTCTGGACGTGCAGAACGTCGCCTGTGGGGAGAAACATGCAGCAATAGTTACTAAGCAAGGGGAGGTCTTCTCTTGGGGAAAGGAGAGTGGTGGGATATTGGGACACAAAATGAGTGTCAGTGTCTCCGAACCTACGATTATCGAATCTCTTACCTCTATCCCTATGAAGGCTATTGCATTTGGGGCAAAGCACACCTGTGCACTTGCAATTTCAGGAGAACTTTATGAGTGGGGTGAAGGGACTCACAGCTTGGGTCTGTGGGATGATCAGTGTCAAAGAAGCCAATGGTTCCCACACAAACTGTTTGATCCTTTGGATGGCGTATCGGTTCTGAAGATCGCATGTGGCCAATGGCACACGGCTATCATATCCTCCTCTGGTCAACTGTTCACATATGGCGATGGAACATTTGGTGTTCTTGGACATGGCAACACGATGAGCGTGGCTCGGCCCAAAGAAGTAGAGTCTCTGAAAGGGTTAAGAACCAAGGCTGTGGCATGTGGGCCATGGCACACAGCTGCCATTGTGGAAATATTAGGTACTGTCAAGAGCAATGCTCCTAGTGGGAAGCTGTTCACTTGGGGTGATGCAGATAAAGGAAAGCTGGGTCATGCTGACCAAAAATCCAAGCTTGTACCGACTTGTGTCGAGCCACTCACTGATTCTGATTTTGCTCAGGTATCCTGTGCTAAGGCACTGACAGTCGCGCTTACAATAACAGGTGTTGTTTTCACCATTGGAAGCATGGAACACGGACAATTAGGCAACCGCCGATTGAGTGACACATCTATTTGTTCGGTTGAAGGGCCTCTTAAGACTGAGTTTGTCAGAGATATATCGTCAGGCTCTTCCCATGTCGCAGTTTTGACAATGAATGGAAAGGTGTATACCTGGGGCAAAGGCACAGAAGGTCAACTTGGTTTAGGTGACTATACTGACAGGAGCTCCCCAACTCTAGTGGAGTCCTTGGAAGATAAGCAAGTAGACAGTATAGCCTGCGGTTCCAATTTCACTATTGCGGTTTGTTTACATAGGTCTATCTCAGGCAAGGATCAATCTGTATGCAGCAGTTGTCAGTTGTCTTTTACCTTCACAAGGAAGAAGCACAACTGCTACAACTGTGGTTCCATGTTCTGCAATTCCTGCAGCAGTAACAAGGTTTCAAGGGCAGCTCTTGGACCAGATAGGAGCAAAAGATACCGTGTTTGCGATGTGTGTTTCACTCAACTGCAGAAGATTGAAGGACATGGCACACTAAGTTCACAATCAGCGATCCAAAAGGAGGAGGCATTTCCAACAGAAATAAGACCATATACACCGAAGTTATCACGCATATTCAAGGAAGCAAATTctatcatggaaaaaatgacaacgGCACAGGGTTCCAATCAGAGAAATCAGGACTTAGCTGCACCGGTTCAACTGAAAACACGGAGATGGGGGCAAGTAGAGTGCCCCAGTCAATTTAAATGTGCACGAAACAACATTCCATGCTGTTCCATACCAAATAAACAGACAGTCGACGTTTCGCTTACACAGAGAATGCCTGAACCAGTACCCCCAAAAGGTACCGGCTCTATGCCAGAAGCAGCTACTAATTTGAAAGCAGAATTAGATTCGACAGAGAATATATTACTAGGAGAAGTAAAACAGCTTCAAGCACAG GTGACCACCCTAGCAGAACAATGCCGGCGTAGGAGCCTGAAGGTTCAAATGTACAAACGAAAAGTCGAGGAAACCTGGCTGATTATCCTGAATGAAGCAGCAAATTGCAAAGCTGCAAAAGAAATTATAAAGGTTTTAACCAATCAG AGGAATACTTTATCAAAGAAGATTGATTTAGCTGATGGGCAATAA